A window from Gottschalkiaceae bacterium SANA encodes these proteins:
- a CDS encoding pseudouridine synthase, whose protein sequence is MMRLQKYIASAGVTSRRKAEQWIADGRVIVNGEIVTEMGIQVTPGSDHVVVDGRVVIYKEDYVYYLFYKPIHVISSVSDPHGRRVVTDYLPKEPRVYPVGRLDFMTSGLLLLTNDGEFTNYMIHPRHEVDKTYQVLVEGRASSEEFDRLRKGIELEGQKTKAALVDNIVPKGNNTLFEITIQEGRNRQVRRMCDMIDHPVVDLKRIRMGSLVLGALKPGEYRMLSKQEIESLRAGR, encoded by the coding sequence ATGATGAGATTGCAAAAATATATCGCTTCAGCGGGAGTTACTTCTCGTAGAAAAGCCGAACAATGGATTGCTGATGGTCGTGTAATCGTCAATGGTGAGATTGTAACGGAGATGGGAATCCAAGTGACTCCTGGGTCGGACCACGTGGTTGTCGACGGACGAGTGGTTATTTATAAAGAAGACTATGTCTATTATCTATTTTACAAACCCATTCATGTCATCTCTTCGGTTAGCGACCCCCATGGTCGCCGGGTAGTTACGGATTACTTGCCAAAGGAACCACGGGTTTATCCAGTAGGACGATTGGACTTTATGACTTCAGGTTTGCTTCTATTGACAAATGATGGAGAGTTTACCAATTATATGATTCATCCCCGCCACGAGGTAGACAAGACCTATCAGGTGTTGGTGGAAGGAAGAGCTTCTTCTGAAGAATTTGATCGCTTGAGAAAAGGGATTGAGTTAGAAGGTCAGAAGACCAAAGCGGCACTTGTTGACAACATTGTTCCAAAGGGGAACAACACACTTTTTGAAATAACGATCCAAGAAGGGCGCAATCGCCAAGTGCGCAGAATGTGCGACATGATTGATCATCCCGTGGTTGATTTGAAACGAATTCGAATGGGATCCCTTGTATTGGGAGCCCTAAAACCCGGAGAGTATCGCATGCTATCAAAACAAGAAATTGAATCCTTACGTGCAGGGAGGTAA
- the scpB gene encoding SMC-Scp complex subunit ScpB: protein MNHLQNAMECILFAHGDPVKGDDLAKVLQVDPSLIEKEMEELIVQYTDKGINIRKISGGYQFCTNKRYYEAATRLIQGEKRARLSTACLETLSIIAYRQPITRAEIEAIRGVRAESSLHTLLERGVICIRGRKNAPGKPMIYGTTDEFLIHFGLNQIEELPNYQSARKGKK, encoded by the coding sequence ATGAATCATTTACAAAACGCCATGGAATGCATTCTATTTGCCCATGGAGACCCAGTCAAAGGAGACGATTTGGCCAAGGTGCTACAAGTCGATCCAAGTCTAATTGAAAAAGAAATGGAAGAATTGATTGTGCAATATACGGATAAGGGGATCAATATCCGAAAAATTAGCGGGGGCTATCAATTCTGTACCAATAAACGATACTATGAAGCGGCAACACGATTGATTCAAGGGGAAAAACGGGCTCGCTTATCGACGGCTTGCTTGGAAACACTCTCAATCATCGCATATCGACAACCGATCACTCGGGCTGAAATTGAAGCAATTCGTGGAGTGCGGGCGGAGAGTAGTTTGCATACACTTTTGGAACGCGGAGTGATTTGTATTCGCGGAAGAAAGAATGCGCCGGGAAAACCGATGATTTATGGAACAACCGATGAGTTTTTAATTCACTTTGGTTTGAATCAAATCGAAGAATTGCCGAATTATCAATCTGCCAGAAAAGGGAAAAAATGA
- a CDS encoding segregation/condensation protein A yields the protein MKIILEQFEGPFELLFHLIEKNQMDLYDISISTITEQYFSYLGSMKKFNLIIASEFLVMASTLVEIKSKMLLPQYQASLQADEVEDPRDELVKQLLAYKQVQEIAKWLVHKEYEAEPFMVREKESIPVNEAQLMLDDVRSMDLLGAFQRIMDRFEGSQELIEKIPQFKMEAKQYTIQDGIRSVRSQLKKSKVSFEDCFPPGKPVAYYISVFLGILELLKQQEITVEAGDDKELFLSRNEVSA from the coding sequence ATGAAGATTATATTGGAGCAGTTCGAAGGACCCTTTGAGCTGCTGTTTCACTTAATTGAAAAGAATCAAATGGATCTTTACGATATTTCGATTTCAACGATTACAGAGCAATATTTTTCTTATTTGGGTTCTATGAAGAAATTCAATCTCATCATTGCAAGTGAGTTTCTTGTCATGGCTTCTACTCTCGTGGAGATTAAGTCGAAAATGCTCTTGCCTCAGTATCAGGCATCCTTGCAGGCTGACGAGGTTGAGGATCCAAGAGACGAATTGGTTAAGCAACTCTTGGCCTACAAACAGGTTCAAGAGATTGCCAAATGGTTGGTACATAAAGAGTACGAGGCAGAGCCATTTATGGTTCGTGAAAAGGAATCAATTCCTGTCAACGAAGCACAATTGATGCTTGATGATGTTCGTAGCATGGATCTTCTGGGTGCTTTTCAACGGATTATGGATCGATTTGAGGGTTCTCAAGAATTGATAGAGAAGATTCCTCAGTTCAAAATGGAAGCAAAACAATATACGATACAAGACGGCATTCGATCGGTTCGAAGCCAATTAAAGAAATCGAAAGTGTCCTTTGAGGATTGCTTTCCGCCCGGCAAACCCGTGGCCTATTATATTTCAGTTTTTTTAGGGATTTTAGAATTATTAAAACAACAGGAAATCACTGTGGAAGCAGGAGACGATAAGGAACTATTCTTATCAAGGAATGAGGTGAGTGCATGA
- a CDS encoding site-2 protease family protein — translation MTTASIFQWILNAIAVLFTISIHEYAHGQMADWLGDDTARRSGRLSLNPIHHIDPVGALCMLFLRFGWAKPVPINPSLFAHRKRDTILVSLAGPLVNLGLATILLLGLKVYFPTNAFSLDTILFLIYVNLGLGFFNLLPFPPLDGSKILMSLLPTKMEFWMYRNQRYLYIFLLIAIMTNAISKVMGPLVMGYMNLIY, via the coding sequence ATGACGACTGCATCGATATTTCAGTGGATATTAAATGCAATTGCCGTATTATTTACCATCAGTATTCACGAATATGCCCATGGTCAGATGGCAGATTGGCTAGGAGACGATACAGCACGAAGAAGCGGACGTCTCAGCTTGAATCCCATTCATCATATCGATCCAGTGGGCGCTCTGTGCATGCTGTTTCTTCGATTTGGTTGGGCAAAACCTGTACCCATCAACCCAAGTTTGTTTGCCCATCGAAAACGCGATACAATTTTGGTTTCTTTGGCAGGTCCCTTGGTCAATCTTGGACTAGCAACTATTTTATTGTTGGGCTTGAAAGTCTACTTCCCAACCAACGCCTTTTCTCTAGATACCATTTTATTTTTAATCTATGTCAACTTGGGCTTGGGTTTCTTTAATCTCCTGCCTTTTCCTCCCTTGGATGGTTCTAAGATCTTGATGAGTCTTTTGCCAACGAAGATGGAATTTTGGATGTACCGGAATCAGCGATACCTGTATATCTTTTTATTGATTGCCATTATGACCAATGCAATCTCTAAAGTGATGGGTCCTCTGGTAATGGGATATATGAACTTAATTTATTAA
- a CDS encoding NUDIX hydrolase, translating into MTMKQEVTISSKKIYDGKIIKLRVDTVELADQKYSKREIIEHPGGVGILLVDQGQILLVQQYRKAMDQMILEIPAGKLDFQEESSICAARELREETGIIVESMTDLGKIYPSVGYTDEKIQLYFADEIQSRGAQDLDEDECVEVIWMECSEFESRILRGELHDAKTICAYFIAKQKGLIK; encoded by the coding sequence TTGACTATGAAGCAAGAAGTAACCATTAGTTCGAAAAAAATATATGACGGGAAAATCATTAAATTGCGTGTTGATACCGTTGAATTGGCGGATCAAAAGTATTCCAAGCGCGAAATTATTGAACATCCGGGTGGTGTTGGAATTTTGCTTGTTGATCAGGGGCAAATCCTTTTGGTTCAACAATATAGAAAAGCGATGGATCAAATGATTCTTGAAATTCCTGCTGGGAAATTGGATTTTCAGGAAGAAAGCTCGATTTGCGCCGCAAGAGAGTTGCGTGAAGAAACGGGCATTATTGTCGAATCCATGACGGATCTAGGAAAAATTTATCCATCTGTCGGCTATACCGATGAAAAAATTCAGCTCTATTTTGCTGATGAGATTCAATCACGTGGCGCACAGGATCTTGATGAGGATGAATGTGTAGAAGTGATCTGGATGGAATGTAGCGAATTCGAATCAAGAATCCTGCGCGGGGAACTTCATGATGCGAAAACGATCTGTGCATATTTCATTGCCAAGCAGAAAGGATTGATCAAATGA
- the recN gene encoding DNA repair protein RecN: MIKDIRIQNLATIADLQLSLGTGLNILTGETGAGKSIFLEAFAWLTGLRADRSMIRDGKEYASVEMVLDQIPQSIQQVLMDQGWEDIESLIVFRQIYRTGSSRILLNHRHITVGFLRELFRPLILLHAQNQSVDLMKKSYHPLYLDAYNDYKLQNAIRNYMKQWDFYQETLQVYQMFQSNLISAKEESFLKFQEEELNSANLSEEELHELEEELRVLENGKEIVKRGQQVLDRIHGSDHLIELTEGLHQDLEVLAGYYEKLTPFIPEIAVITESFLEVGATINELVLDLELNPQRLEVIENRLQVYYDLTRKYDMNLSDLLIYLRGIQEQLFDFKEAAEKKSQLLDNCQKAKSNTEAAAKRLTQERQRVAQLISTLITEQIQGLEMRDACFEVQVAQRSELNVSGYDEIEFFIRTNLGSSLMPLRKIASGGEASRILLALLICQGESGTTDTMVFDEIDSGLSGKAALRVAEVLHDLGRKHQVICVTHQPQIAAFADHYYQLQKTTDLDQVYTQAVQRRGEERITALSQLVSGEETSRSGHEYAKEMIIYAEKRKEQIDYEARSNH; the protein is encoded by the coding sequence ATGATCAAAGACATCCGCATACAAAACCTCGCTACGATTGCAGATCTGCAACTATCGTTGGGGACAGGATTAAACATTTTAACCGGTGAAACGGGAGCGGGCAAATCGATTTTTCTTGAAGCCTTTGCATGGTTGACAGGTTTGCGCGCTGATCGTAGCATGATACGCGACGGAAAAGAATATGCATCTGTGGAGATGGTTCTGGATCAAATTCCTCAGTCTATTCAGCAAGTCTTGATGGATCAAGGATGGGAAGATATTGAAAGCTTGATTGTCTTTCGTCAAATCTATCGAACGGGTTCCTCACGCATTTTACTCAATCATCGGCACATTACAGTGGGGTTTTTACGAGAATTATTTCGTCCTTTAATCCTCTTGCATGCTCAAAATCAAAGTGTAGACCTAATGAAAAAGTCTTATCATCCGTTGTATTTGGATGCCTACAACGATTATAAATTGCAGAATGCAATACGAAATTATATGAAGCAATGGGATTTCTATCAAGAAACCTTGCAAGTTTATCAAATGTTTCAATCTAATTTGATATCTGCCAAGGAAGAAAGCTTTTTGAAGTTTCAAGAAGAAGAATTGAATTCCGCTAACCTGAGTGAGGAAGAACTTCACGAGTTGGAAGAGGAATTGCGTGTTTTGGAAAATGGAAAAGAAATTGTGAAACGGGGTCAGCAAGTGCTGGATCGGATTCATGGAAGCGATCATTTGATTGAGTTGACAGAAGGGCTTCACCAAGACCTTGAGGTTTTGGCGGGTTATTATGAAAAACTGACGCCTTTTATACCGGAAATAGCGGTGATAACAGAATCCTTTTTGGAGGTGGGCGCAACAATAAACGAGCTTGTACTCGATCTTGAATTGAATCCGCAGCGATTGGAAGTTATTGAGAACCGACTACAAGTCTATTATGATTTGACTCGAAAATACGATATGAATCTATCGGATCTCTTGATCTATCTTCGTGGAATTCAAGAGCAATTGTTTGATTTTAAGGAAGCGGCAGAAAAGAAAAGTCAACTGCTCGACAATTGCCAAAAAGCCAAATCCAATACGGAAGCGGCTGCTAAACGTTTAACACAGGAACGACAGCGAGTAGCTCAGTTGATTTCCACCTTGATTACGGAGCAAATTCAAGGCTTGGAAATGCGCGATGCTTGTTTTGAGGTTCAAGTGGCGCAACGCTCTGAATTGAATGTTTCTGGATACGATGAAATTGAGTTTTTTATTCGTACGAATCTTGGTTCAAGCCTGATGCCATTGAGAAAAATTGCTTCAGGTGGAGAAGCTTCTCGAATTCTTTTGGCGCTATTAATATGCCAGGGGGAATCGGGTACAACTGATACCATGGTTTTTGATGAAATTGATTCAGGCTTGAGTGGGAAGGCTGCCTTAAGAGTTGCGGAAGTATTACATGATTTAGGCCGGAAACATCAGGTGATTTGCGTGACGCATCAGCCTCAGATTGCTGCTTTTGCCGATCATTATTATCAGCTTCAAAAGACAACGGATCTGGACCAAGTGTATACCCAAGCCGTTCAACGAAGAGGCGAAGAGCGAATTACCGCTCTTTCTCAATTGGTATCGGGTGAGGAAACGTCCCGTTCTGGCCATGAGTATGCAAAAGAAATGATTATTTATGCAGAGAAGAGAAAGGAACAAATTGACTATGAAGCAAGAAGTAACCATTAG
- a CDS encoding arginine repressor — protein sequence MRKYARQSHILKLIKLHEIETQEELSALLKRDGFSITQATVSRDLKELGLIKALTRNGRYKYATMEANFDALRERLTNIFKNSVLAINSSGRMIIIKTISGAASITASAIDVLDLQEIIGTIAGDDTVFIAISDQADMEGIKDEFHKIIEK from the coding sequence ATGAGAAAGTATGCGAGACAGAGTCATATATTAAAACTAATCAAGCTTCATGAAATTGAGACACAAGAAGAATTGTCAGCACTTTTGAAACGAGATGGATTTTCGATTACCCAGGCGACGGTGTCGAGGGATTTGAAAGAATTGGGTTTAATCAAGGCCTTGACGAGAAATGGACGCTATAAGTATGCAACGATGGAGGCTAACTTCGACGCTCTGCGGGAGAGATTGACGAATATTTTCAAGAATTCTGTTTTGGCGATCAATTCCTCTGGACGAATGATTATTATTAAAACCATTTCTGGCGCTGCTTCCATTACAGCCTCTGCGATTGATGTTTTGGACCTACAAGAAATCATTGGTACAATTGCTGGTGACGATACCGTTTTTATTGCCATATCCGATCAAGCGGATATGGAGGGAATTAAGGATGAATTTCATAAAATTATTGAAAAATAG
- a CDS encoding TlyA family RNA methyltransferase, translating into MRFDIAITELFEEISRSRAVQRIKNGDFTVNGRVIKKPSRSIHQGDRIEESRNSIPFVSRGGLKLEAALQEFDVSIHDQVCMDVGASTGGFTQCLLNHGAKYVYAIDVGDCQLNDSLRCNASVQVMENRDIRSIDPIELRTKPNVVVADVSFISIRKIWADVLRLSEQDAVFLFLFKPQFETEKKALSKGGIVRNPKVVLQSLCRLILELEAKHYYLHGMVPSPIQGKKGNVEFLLHIEEDKNDSLAAEEIEKIVIDAYQKGEKK; encoded by the coding sequence ATGCGTTTTGATATAGCAATAACTGAATTGTTTGAAGAAATCAGTCGTTCAAGGGCTGTTCAAAGAATAAAGAATGGCGATTTTACCGTGAATGGGCGTGTGATAAAAAAACCCAGCCGTTCCATTCACCAAGGGGATCGAATTGAAGAAAGCCGCAATTCCATTCCCTTTGTAAGTCGTGGAGGATTAAAACTCGAAGCTGCACTACAAGAATTTGACGTATCGATACACGATCAAGTGTGTATGGATGTCGGTGCTTCAACAGGCGGTTTTACTCAATGCCTTTTGAATCATGGCGCGAAATACGTCTATGCGATTGATGTGGGAGATTGTCAATTGAACGATTCCCTAAGGTGTAATGCGAGCGTTCAAGTGATGGAAAATCGAGATATTCGATCAATAGACCCCATTGAGTTGAGAACGAAACCGAATGTTGTTGTGGCAGATGTTTCCTTTATTTCAATTCGGAAAATTTGGGCGGATGTATTAAGATTGTCCGAACAAGATGCAGTGTTTCTGTTTTTGTTCAAGCCGCAATTTGAGACAGAGAAGAAAGCCCTTTCCAAGGGTGGCATTGTTAGAAATCCAAAGGTTGTGCTTCAAAGTCTGTGCCGATTAATTCTTGAATTGGAAGCTAAGCACTATTATCTACATGGGATGGTTCCTTCTCCCATTCAAGGGAAAAAGGGGAACGTTGAGTTCCTTTTGCATATTGAAGAAGATAAAAATGATTCATTAGCAGCTGAAGAGATAGAGAAAATCGTAATTGACGCTTATCAAAAGGGGGAAAAGAAATGA
- a CDS encoding polyprenyl synthetase family protein — MNKEKFEVFLSESILQRSSYEAPVIDAMRYSLLAGGKRIRPALMVAAYRLFQDQEEVVYPYAAALEMIHTYSLIHDDLPAMDDDDLRRGRPSCHIAHGEANAILAGDGLLNQAIELVIEAGLSAEDAKIVLRAAHSLFTASGIQGMIGGQSADLLFEGKEADENDLIFIHQKKTASLIRTALEVGGIVGGASEEECETLKSLGEVIGYAFQLQDDLLDVFSTEEELGKPIGSDDKNEKLTFLKVYGVERTRETIQELFKQADKLLSSFANHQELQTIVKELLNRRC; from the coding sequence ATGAACAAAGAAAAGTTTGAAGTCTTTTTATCAGAGTCAATTCTACAACGATCGTCTTATGAAGCACCTGTGATCGATGCTATGCGCTATAGTTTATTGGCGGGTGGCAAGCGTATCCGTCCCGCTTTGATGGTTGCAGCCTATCGTTTGTTCCAAGATCAAGAAGAAGTGGTATATCCCTATGCGGCGGCCCTCGAAATGATTCATACCTATTCTTTGATCCATGACGATCTGCCAGCAATGGATGATGATGACTTGAGACGTGGACGTCCTTCTTGCCATATTGCCCATGGAGAGGCGAATGCGATTTTGGCTGGAGACGGCTTGTTAAACCAGGCAATTGAGCTTGTCATTGAAGCTGGATTATCAGCTGAAGATGCGAAAATAGTTTTGAGGGCGGCGCATTCTCTTTTTACTGCTTCGGGGATCCAGGGGATGATCGGTGGTCAATCAGCAGATCTCCTCTTTGAAGGAAAAGAAGCAGATGAAAACGATTTAATTTTTATCCATCAAAAGAAAACTGCATCCCTGATTCGAACAGCCTTGGAAGTTGGCGGTATCGTGGGGGGGGCAAGCGAGGAAGAATGTGAAACCCTGAAATCTTTGGGTGAAGTGATCGGCTACGCATTTCAACTGCAGGATGATCTTTTGGATGTCTTCTCAACTGAAGAAGAGTTGGGAAAACCCATTGGCTCTGATGATAAGAATGAAAAACTAACCTTTTTGAAAGTATATGGGGTTGAACGGACTCGGGAAACCATCCAAGAACTCTTTAAACAAGCAGACAAGCTCCTATCATCCTTTGCAAATCATCAAGAATTACAAACCATTGTAAAAGAATTATTAAATCGGCGATGTTAA
- a CDS encoding O-sialoglycoprotein endopeptidase: MQKRLFLGIDTSAYTTSLLVLDENQQILFAEKKILRVPEGKRGLRQQEALFQHIQNLPCLIEDAAKVLQNGKVAGIAVSSKPRDAKESYMPVFEAGMAFAKSLAAIYHAPLVQISHQMNHLYAADFFERVAPEPCLVFHLSGGTTEILDLNHWNEWGANLIGGSKDISFGQLIDRIGVALHGEFPAGPWLDRLAIQGTPLKTKSRIHRDDDWWNLSGIETWFQNKMIDQEESETIAATLFSHISKSLAEMIRYEAKKRNRRRIILVGGVAESTYIRETLQRLLKDLDLSLLFVRGDYSADHALGCAWYAWREFNESFTG, from the coding sequence ATGCAGAAGAGACTCTTTCTGGGGATTGATACAAGTGCATATACAACTTCACTGCTTGTGCTTGATGAGAATCAACAAATCCTTTTTGCAGAAAAAAAGATTTTGAGGGTTCCTGAAGGAAAACGAGGGCTTCGGCAACAGGAAGCCCTTTTTCAGCATATACAAAATTTACCTTGTCTGATTGAAGATGCAGCAAAAGTCCTTCAGAATGGAAAAGTAGCAGGGATCGCCGTATCGTCAAAACCGAGGGATGCAAAAGAATCCTATATGCCGGTATTCGAGGCTGGCATGGCATTTGCAAAATCGCTGGCTGCAATTTATCATGCGCCGCTTGTACAAATTTCTCATCAAATGAATCACCTATATGCGGCTGATTTTTTTGAACGCGTTGCCCCTGAGCCTTGTTTGGTGTTTCATTTATCGGGCGGAACAACAGAAATTTTGGATTTGAACCATTGGAATGAATGGGGTGCAAATTTGATTGGCGGTAGCAAGGACATTAGTTTCGGTCAATTGATTGATCGAATAGGTGTTGCTCTTCATGGTGAGTTTCCCGCTGGTCCATGGCTTGATCGATTGGCAATTCAAGGGACACCTTTGAAGACGAAAAGTCGAATTCACCGCGATGACGATTGGTGGAATTTATCTGGTATTGAGACCTGGTTTCAAAACAAGATGATAGATCAAGAAGAGTCCGAGACCATTGCTGCAACGCTTTTTAGTCATATATCTAAAAGTTTGGCAGAAATGATTCGGTACGAAGCGAAGAAAAGGAATCGACGTAGAATTATTTTGGTTGGCGGCGTTGCAGAAAGTACATATATTCGAGAGACGCTCCAAAGACTTTTGAAAGATCTTGATCTTTCCTTGCTTTTTGTGCGAGGTGACTATTCGGCGGATCATGCATTGGGATGCGCCTGGTATGCATGGAGGGAATTCAATGAATCCTTTACAGGTTAG
- the nusB gene encoding transcription antitermination factor NusB, with product MEEKVMKAIHFRELLFRLVYSGFFEVKEADFSQLILSCQEEMDTKVKEKDQERLLQAYQWILERRYDIQYSYEAYLENWTFDRLTKVDGSLLLVAAYELSERDDAPYAVVINEAIELAKKYGGEGSSKFINGVLAGFVKGNGYAEETLSGD from the coding sequence GTGGAGGAGAAGGTTATGAAAGCTATACATTTTCGTGAGTTATTGTTTCGTTTGGTATACAGCGGTTTTTTTGAGGTGAAGGAAGCTGATTTTTCTCAATTAATCTTGTCATGCCAGGAAGAAATGGATACAAAAGTGAAAGAGAAAGATCAGGAACGTTTGCTTCAGGCTTATCAATGGATTTTAGAACGTCGTTATGATATTCAATATAGCTATGAAGCCTATTTGGAAAATTGGACCTTCGATCGATTGACCAAGGTGGACGGCAGTTTATTGCTTGTTGCGGCTTATGAACTTTCGGAGCGTGATGACGCGCCCTATGCAGTCGTAATCAATGAGGCGATCGAATTGGCCAAGAAATATGGTGGAGAGGGATCTTCGAAATTTATCAATGGAGTATTGGCAGGCTTTGTGAAGGGGAACGGGTATGCAGAAGAGACTCTTTCTGGGGATTGA
- a CDS encoding Asp23/Gls24 family envelope stress response protein, whose product MTIDQVDQNIGEVKIVDNVISIIAGIAANEVEGVVGMYSDWTKRIFGNKLEQGVEVKIEGDSVFIETYVVVESEKKIQGIAIDLQEHIKEIVETMTDLRVAEVVVHVCDVAIETKE is encoded by the coding sequence ATGACAATCGATCAAGTAGATCAAAATATAGGTGAAGTAAAAATCGTGGATAATGTCATCAGCATTATTGCTGGGATCGCTGCCAATGAAGTAGAAGGCGTGGTCGGGATGTATTCCGATTGGACCAAACGAATTTTCGGAAATAAATTGGAACAAGGTGTAGAGGTGAAAATCGAAGGCGATTCTGTGTTCATCGAGACCTATGTTGTTGTGGAATCCGAAAAGAAGATTCAAGGAATCGCAATTGATTTGCAAGAGCATATCAAAGAAATCGTTGAAACGATGACGGATTTGCGTGTTGCAGAAGTCGTTGTCCATGTGTGCGATGTTGCGATTGAAACCAAAGAGTAA
- the efp gene encoding elongation factor P has product MISAGDFKKGLTFIRNNDIYVIVDFLHVKPGKGAAFVRTTIKNLKTGSIREETFNPTEKFEKAMIETKDMQYLYNDGELYYFMDVVSFEQIPLNYEQVEEAIKYIKENDNATMKFHDGRAFQVEPPNFVELEVTEADPGVKGNTATGATKPATCETGAIVQVPLFVNVGDKIKVDTRTGSYLSRA; this is encoded by the coding sequence ATGATTTCTGCTGGTGATTTTAAAAAAGGATTAACATTTATACGAAATAATGACATTTACGTTATTGTGGATTTTCTTCATGTAAAGCCTGGGAAGGGTGCTGCTTTTGTTCGAACAACCATTAAAAACTTGAAGACAGGATCTATTAGAGAAGAAACTTTCAATCCAACTGAGAAATTTGAAAAGGCAATGATTGAAACGAAAGATATGCAATACCTTTATAATGACGGGGAGTTGTATTATTTTATGGATGTGGTTTCATTCGAGCAAATTCCATTGAATTATGAACAAGTGGAAGAAGCGATTAAATACATCAAGGAAAATGATAACGCAACAATGAAATTCCATGATGGACGAGCATTCCAAGTTGAGCCGCCGAACTTTGTAGAGCTAGAAGTAACAGAAGCGGATCCGGGAGTGAAGGGAAATACAGCGACTGGAGCAACCAAGCCGGCAACCTGTGAAACGGGTGCGATCGTTCAAGTTCCACTTTTTGTTAATGTTGGCGATAAGATTAAAGTGGACACAAGAACAGGGAGTTATTTATCCAGAGCGTAA
- a CDS encoding shikimate kinase, with the protein MKSNIILVGFMGTGKTTNGRRVAKQIGYEFVDTDLLIEAREKRTIPQIFDQNGEKYFRNLEHNTIRRVHRYKKAVISTGGGTVLNPKNLELLKKHGVVFLLENTSENLIYRLENAYIKRPLLMRENWQSVVCDMLDKRRPLYEGAADYRIYVGQKAHSDVVEEILYYWDLERRK; encoded by the coding sequence ATGAAATCAAATATCATATTAGTCGGTTTCATGGGAACGGGAAAAACCACCAATGGCAGAAGGGTAGCAAAACAAATTGGATATGAATTTGTGGATACTGATCTTCTGATCGAAGCGCGTGAAAAACGGACAATTCCTCAAATCTTTGATCAAAACGGCGAAAAGTATTTTCGAAACTTGGAGCATAACACCATTCGACGGGTACATCGTTATAAAAAAGCAGTGATTTCGACGGGTGGTGGAACCGTGTTGAACCCAAAGAATTTGGAATTGCTTAAAAAGCATGGTGTTGTTTTCCTTTTGGAAAACACATCGGAGAATTTGATATATCGGTTGGAGAATGCCTACATCAAGCGTCCATTGCTAATGAGAGAGAACTGGCAATCGGTCGTATGCGATATGCTCGACAAGCGAAGACCCTTGTATGAGGGAGCTGCTGATTACCGAATTTATGTTGGACAAAAAGCGCATTCGGACGTAGTTGAGGAAATCTTGTATTATTGGGACTTGGAACGGCGGAAATAA